In a single window of the Serratia quinivorans genome:
- the ligT gene encoding 2'-5'-RNA ligase gives MPDALQQQVIRWRAEAFAPEVGRPVAAANLHLTLAFLGDVSAQKESALKKLAARISQPGFSMVLDDLGHWPRPGVVWLGTRRAPRGLLQLAELLRSQAARSGCYQNPMPFHPHITLLRSATQPVAVPPATPGWNFSANEFALYQSVFENGRTRYQMLEQWSLAHQDTP, from the coding sequence TTGCCTGATGCGCTGCAGCAACAGGTGATCCGCTGGCGCGCCGAAGCCTTCGCGCCGGAAGTCGGCCGGCCGGTCGCGGCAGCCAATTTACATCTGACGCTGGCCTTTCTTGGTGACGTTTCGGCGCAAAAAGAATCCGCATTGAAAAAGCTGGCCGCCCGTATCAGCCAGCCCGGTTTCAGCATGGTGCTCGATGACCTCGGCCACTGGCCGCGCCCCGGCGTGGTCTGGCTCGGCACCCGCCGTGCACCGCGTGGGCTATTGCAGTTGGCGGAGCTGTTGCGATCGCAAGCGGCCCGCAGCGGCTGCTATCAAAACCCAATGCCGTTTCATCCGCATATCACCCTGTTGCGCAGCGCAACGCAGCCGGTCGCCGTACCGCCCGCTACGCCGGGCTGGAACTTCAGCGCTAACGAATTCGCCCTGTACCAGTCAGTGTTTGAAAACGGCCGCACGCGTTATCAGATGCTTGAGCAATGGTCTTTAGCCCATCAGGATACGCCATGA